One segment of Agrococcus sp. ProA11 DNA contains the following:
- a CDS encoding TIGR03557 family F420-dependent LLM class oxidoreductase gives MQIGYKLFAEDVAPKELIRRAVEAERAGFDFVEISDHFHPWLPEHQHSAFAWAILSAIAAKTETLRLATGVTCPSVRYHPAIIAQAAATLQIISDGRFTLGVGAGERLSERIVGQGWPEIGDRHTRFREALEIIRLLWSGGTHSYRGDFLTLHDARVFDLPETLPEIVVAAGGPQAAALAAELGDGLFSTDPDASLIEAWTAAGGEGPRYCEVPTAFAPDARAGAEAAHARFRFGPLGWKVLAELPDQTAFDQATQSIRVDDMEEAFACGPDVDRHVEVFSKFRDAGFDHFALMDASTDPDAFMAFFHDELGPRLRQSAQQQ, from the coding sequence ATGCAGATCGGATACAAGCTCTTCGCCGAGGACGTCGCACCCAAGGAGCTCATCAGGCGGGCGGTGGAAGCCGAGCGCGCCGGCTTCGACTTCGTCGAGATCAGCGATCACTTCCACCCCTGGCTGCCGGAGCACCAGCACTCCGCGTTCGCGTGGGCGATCCTCTCCGCGATCGCCGCGAAGACCGAGACGCTGCGGCTCGCGACCGGCGTGACGTGCCCGTCGGTGCGCTACCACCCGGCGATCATCGCGCAAGCCGCGGCGACGCTGCAGATCATCTCGGACGGCCGCTTCACGCTGGGCGTCGGAGCGGGGGAGCGGCTCAGCGAGCGCATCGTCGGGCAGGGCTGGCCCGAGATCGGCGACCGGCACACGCGGTTCCGCGAGGCGCTCGAGATCATCCGGCTGCTCTGGTCGGGCGGCACGCACTCCTACCGCGGAGACTTCCTGACGCTGCACGACGCCCGCGTCTTCGACCTGCCGGAGACCCTGCCCGAGATCGTCGTGGCCGCAGGCGGACCGCAGGCGGCAGCGCTCGCCGCCGAGCTCGGTGACGGCCTGTTCTCGACCGACCCGGATGCATCGCTCATCGAGGCATGGACGGCTGCGGGCGGTGAGGGCCCGCGCTACTGCGAGGTGCCGACGGCCTTCGCACCCGATGCCCGCGCCGGCGCGGAGGCGGCGCACGCGCGCTTCCGCTTCGGGCCGCTCGGGTGGAAGGTGCTCGCCGAGCTGCCCGACCAGACCGCGTTCGACCAGGCCACGCAGTCGATTCGTGTCGACGACATGGAGGAGGCGTTCGCGTGCGGACCGGATGTCGACCGGCACGTGGAGGTGTTCTCGAAGTTCCGCGACGCCGGCTTCGACCACTTCGCACTCATGGATGCGAGCACCGACCCCGATGCGTTCATGGCGTTCTTCCACGACGAGCTCGGACCGCGGCTGCGGCAGTCGGCCCAGCAGCAGTAG
- a CDS encoding D-2-hydroxyacid dehydrogenase, with amino-acid sequence MTASALKVAVAVSIDDESADRIRELEPRIELLRDTRLTRPWQWHGDWEGDQSWERTPAQQHAFEAMLDSADALFGIPDVSPRALARTVRANERLRWVHTTAAGGGGQVRAAALTERELERVVVTTSAGMHASTLAEWALFGVLAGAKDLRRLETDQADRRWGDGRRMMRHVGEMTVLVVGLGGIGAVVAERFAALGATVWGTTRSGTPVEHVDRLVPMDELVDAASQVDAIITTLPGTEHTAGLIGAHVLGAARDDTILVNVGRGTVVDEPALLDALDAGRIGFAALDVTAVEPLPTDSRLWRHPSVLLSPHTAALSMQEPRRIAELFAANATRLLDGQPLQNVMSTKEFY; translated from the coding sequence ATGACCGCATCCGCTCTGAAGGTCGCCGTCGCCGTGAGCATCGACGACGAGAGTGCCGACCGCATTCGCGAGCTCGAGCCGCGCATCGAGCTGCTGCGCGACACGAGGCTCACGCGGCCCTGGCAGTGGCACGGCGACTGGGAGGGCGACCAGTCCTGGGAGCGCACCCCCGCCCAGCAGCACGCGTTCGAGGCGATGCTCGACAGCGCGGATGCGCTCTTCGGCATCCCGGACGTCTCGCCCCGAGCCTTGGCTCGCACGGTGCGCGCGAACGAGCGGCTGCGCTGGGTGCACACCACGGCAGCCGGCGGTGGCGGCCAGGTGCGGGCGGCGGCGCTCACTGAGCGGGAGCTCGAGCGCGTCGTCGTGACGACGAGCGCCGGCATGCATGCGTCGACGCTTGCCGAGTGGGCACTGTTCGGCGTGCTCGCCGGCGCCAAGGATCTGCGCCGGCTGGAGACCGACCAAGCCGACCGCCGGTGGGGCGATGGCCGCCGCATGATGCGCCACGTGGGGGAGATGACCGTGCTGGTCGTCGGGCTGGGCGGCATCGGCGCGGTCGTCGCCGAGCGGTTCGCCGCGCTCGGCGCCACCGTCTGGGGCACGACGCGCAGCGGCACGCCGGTCGAGCACGTCGATCGGCTGGTGCCGATGGACGAGCTCGTGGACGCGGCGTCGCAGGTGGATGCCATCATCACCACACTGCCGGGCACCGAGCACACGGCCGGCCTGATCGGCGCCCACGTGCTCGGCGCCGCACGCGACGACACGATCCTCGTCAACGTCGGCCGCGGCACCGTGGTCGATGAGCCCGCACTGCTGGACGCGCTCGACGCGGGCCGCATCGGGTTCGCGGCGCTCGACGTCACGGCCGTCGAGCCGCTGCCGACCGACAGCCGGCTCTGGCGCCACCCGAGCGTGCTGCTCAGCCCCCACACCGCGGCGCTGTCGATGCAGGAGCCGCGCCGCATCGCCGAGCTCTTCGCCGCCAACGCGACGCGGCTGCTCGACGGGCAGCCGCTGCAGAACGTCATGAGCACGAAGGAGTTCTACTGA
- a CDS encoding glucose 1-dehydrogenase, with protein MSTAAALFDLTGRTALVTGSSQGIGRALAQGLAEAGATVVVHGRDRAKAERAAAEIAESTGRQTHVALFDVTDAQAVDAGVADVEARIGTPDILVNNAGIQRRNPIAEFTDEDWHDLVATNLTSAFLLSRRVARGMIERGSGRIVSIGSVQSQLARPSIAPYSATKGAIVMLTKGLCADLAPHGISVNALAPGYFATELTQALVDDADFSAWVAQRTPAGRWGDVRDLVGALVFLSSDASAFVNGQTIYVDGGMTAVV; from the coding sequence ATGTCGACCGCAGCAGCCCTGTTCGACCTCACCGGGCGCACCGCGCTCGTCACCGGCTCCAGCCAGGGCATCGGGCGAGCGCTCGCCCAGGGCCTCGCCGAGGCAGGCGCCACCGTCGTCGTGCACGGACGCGATCGCGCCAAGGCCGAGCGCGCCGCGGCCGAGATCGCCGAGTCGACCGGCAGGCAGACCCACGTGGCGCTCTTCGACGTGACGGATGCGCAGGCGGTCGACGCCGGAGTCGCCGACGTCGAGGCGCGGATCGGCACCCCAGACATCCTGGTCAACAATGCCGGCATCCAGCGTCGCAACCCGATCGCCGAGTTCACCGACGAGGACTGGCACGATCTCGTCGCCACCAACCTCACGAGCGCGTTCCTGCTCTCGCGCCGCGTGGCGAGGGGCATGATCGAGCGCGGGTCCGGCCGCATCGTCTCCATCGGCTCCGTGCAGTCGCAGCTCGCTCGACCCTCGATCGCGCCCTACAGCGCCACCAAGGGGGCGATCGTGATGCTCACGAAGGGCCTCTGCGCCGACCTCGCCCCGCACGGCATCAGCGTGAACGCGCTCGCCCCCGGCTACTTCGCCACCGAGCTCACGCAGGCGCTCGTCGACGATGCCGACTTCTCGGCCTGGGTCGCGCAGCGCACGCCCGCGGGCAGGTGGGGCGATGTGCGCGACCTCGTGGGAGCGCTCGTGTTCCTCTCGAGCGATGCGAGCGCCTTCGTCAACGGGCAGACCATCTACGTCGACGGCGGCATGACCGCGGTCGTCTGA
- a CDS encoding zinc-binding dehydrogenase, translating to MTDNLALVAHAKDDVRVEALPEPVPTADEAVVAIAYGGICGSDLHYWLHGAAGQSILREPMVLGHEIVGTVLTAAADGSGPTAGTRVAVHPATEIDDGSAPYPVERPNLSPAGTYLGSAARMPHTHGAFARRVALPARMLRSIPDGLELRLAALAEPAAVAWHGVGQAGDVTGKRVLVIGAGPIGALAIAVAKHHGASEIFATDLHEHPRALAERLGATAMDATDADSIAAMHADVVIESSGTVPGLAAAISGARRGGTVVMLGLQRAGDISVPMATTITRELTLVGSFRFTGELDDVLAALADGSLDAAAVISHELPIGDGLRALELARDAAVSSKVLLAFSGSDGH from the coding sequence ATGACCGACAACCTGGCGCTGGTCGCCCACGCGAAGGACGACGTGCGCGTCGAGGCGCTGCCCGAACCGGTGCCGACCGCCGACGAGGCGGTCGTCGCGATCGCCTACGGCGGCATCTGCGGCTCCGACCTGCACTACTGGCTGCATGGCGCCGCCGGGCAGTCCATCTTGCGCGAGCCCATGGTGCTCGGCCACGAGATCGTCGGCACGGTGCTCACCGCGGCCGCCGACGGCAGCGGACCCACCGCAGGCACGCGCGTCGCCGTGCACCCCGCGACCGAGATCGACGACGGCTCCGCGCCGTACCCCGTGGAGCGCCCGAACCTGAGCCCGGCGGGCACCTACCTCGGCTCTGCCGCCCGCATGCCGCACACGCACGGCGCCTTCGCGCGGCGGGTCGCGCTGCCGGCGCGCATGCTGCGCTCGATCCCGGACGGGCTCGAGCTGCGACTGGCGGCGCTCGCCGAGCCTGCCGCGGTCGCCTGGCATGGCGTCGGGCAGGCCGGCGATGTGACCGGCAAGCGCGTGCTCGTCATCGGCGCCGGCCCGATCGGCGCGCTCGCGATCGCCGTCGCCAAGCACCACGGGGCGAGCGAGATCTTCGCGACCGACCTGCACGAGCATCCGCGCGCCCTCGCCGAGCGCCTCGGCGCGACGGCGATGGATGCGACGGATGCGGACTCGATCGCGGCCATGCACGCCGACGTGGTCATCGAGTCGTCGGGCACGGTGCCCGGGCTCGCTGCCGCGATCAGCGGCGCTCGCCGCGGCGGCACGGTGGTCATGCTGGGCCTCCAGCGTGCCGGCGACATCTCGGTGCCGATGGCGACCACGATCACCCGCGAGCTGACGCTCGTGGGCTCGTTCCGCTTCACGGGCGAGCTCGACGACGTGCTGGCGGCGCTCGCGGACGGCTCGCTCGATGCGGCAGCGGTCATCAGCCACGAGCTGCCGATCGGCGACGGCCTGCGCGCCCTCGAGCTCGCGCGCGACGCGGCCGTATCCTCGAAGGTGCTGCTGGCATTCTCGGGCAGCGACGGACACTAG
- a CDS encoding gluconokinase: protein MSDTRYPPMIIMGVQGSGKSTIGAALATRLNIDFIDGDDLHPKANKDKMAAGIPLDDEDRVPWLKIIGQTIADGRESGRIVIVACSALKRWYRELLRSSAADLIFVHLSGDASLLADRLAHRDHAFMPTTLLDSQMETLEPLAPWESGIVISIEQDPVAIVDEVSRMLMARAAGRPVAPSAGATITGTIDVQPG, encoded by the coding sequence ATGAGCGATACGCGCTACCCGCCGATGATCATCATGGGCGTGCAGGGATCGGGGAAGTCGACGATCGGAGCTGCCCTCGCGACGCGGCTGAACATCGACTTCATCGACGGCGACGACCTGCACCCGAAGGCCAACAAGGACAAGATGGCCGCGGGCATCCCGCTCGACGACGAGGATCGCGTGCCGTGGCTCAAGATCATCGGGCAGACGATCGCCGACGGTCGCGAGAGCGGCCGCATCGTCATCGTCGCGTGCTCCGCGCTGAAGCGCTGGTACCGGGAGCTGCTGCGCTCGAGCGCTGCGGATCTGATCTTCGTCCACCTCAGCGGTGACGCGTCGCTGCTCGCCGACCGGCTCGCCCACCGAGACCACGCGTTCATGCCGACGACGCTCCTCGACAGCCAGATGGAGACGCTCGAGCCGTTGGCCCCGTGGGAGAGCGGCATCGTCATCTCCATCGAGCAGGACCCCGTCGCGATCGTCGACGAGGTCTCGCGCATGCTGATGGCCCGCGCTGCGGGCCGCCCCGTCGCCCCCTCCGCGGGCGCGACGATCACCGGCACGATCGACGTCCAGCCCGGCTGA
- a CDS encoding GntP family permease — MDDLVLNWDLGTGGLLLLAAAAIALLLVLIMTFKIHAFLALMITSLLTAVAAGIPFDQLMGALAFGFNPTLGSVMLLVALGAMLGRMIETSGGARVLTDKLVGRFGEQRAGMAVGVASLLMGFPIFFDAGLVVMLPIIYAVSRRLGGSLLTVAFPAAIAFSAMHIFVPPHPGPVSASAILGADVGLVLILGLVVALPVWYLVGVLFGGWVGRKYNIAVPAILQGSDDMNREMESRPSFGKILTLLLLPLVLILMNTGLNMYASTTDDADAFKAQPIVALLRALGETPIALLITVIVSMWLLGWGMGKAGTLIEKVADSALGPIASVVLVTGAGGMFGGVLRVTGIGNAIADSLNSIGMPVIVAAFLISQIVRIAQGSATVALTTAASLMAGVVVDGGFNPVEVAAIVLATAAGSVGFSHVNDSGFWLVSKFFGMDVKTTLQTWTVAQGLMAIIGFILSFAIYLLAGLFG; from the coding sequence ATGGACGACCTCGTTCTCAACTGGGACCTCGGCACGGGAGGGCTGCTGCTGCTCGCGGCTGCCGCGATCGCCCTGCTGCTCGTCCTCATCATGACGTTCAAGATCCACGCGTTCCTCGCGCTGATGATCACCAGCCTGCTGACCGCCGTCGCGGCCGGCATCCCCTTCGACCAGCTGATGGGCGCGCTCGCGTTCGGCTTCAACCCCACGCTCGGCAGCGTCATGCTGCTGGTGGCGCTCGGCGCGATGCTCGGCCGCATGATCGAGACCTCGGGCGGCGCGCGCGTGCTCACCGACAAGCTCGTCGGCAGGTTCGGCGAGCAGCGGGCCGGGATGGCCGTCGGTGTCGCGAGCCTCCTGATGGGCTTCCCGATCTTCTTCGATGCTGGCCTCGTCGTGATGCTGCCGATCATCTACGCGGTCTCCCGCCGGCTGGGCGGCTCGCTGCTGACGGTCGCCTTCCCCGCCGCGATCGCCTTCAGCGCCATGCACATCTTCGTGCCGCCGCACCCCGGCCCGGTCTCCGCATCCGCCATCCTGGGCGCCGATGTCGGGCTGGTCCTGATCCTCGGCCTGGTCGTGGCGCTTCCCGTCTGGTACCTCGTCGGTGTGCTCTTCGGCGGCTGGGTGGGTCGCAAGTACAACATCGCCGTGCCGGCGATCCTCCAGGGCTCGGACGACATGAACCGCGAGATGGAGTCGCGCCCGTCCTTCGGCAAGATCCTCACGCTGCTGCTGCTGCCGCTCGTGCTCATCCTGATGAACACCGGCCTCAACATGTATGCGTCGACGACTGACGACGCCGACGCGTTCAAGGCGCAGCCGATCGTCGCGCTGTTGCGCGCGCTCGGTGAGACGCCCATCGCGCTGCTCATCACGGTCATCGTCTCGATGTGGCTGCTGGGCTGGGGGATGGGCAAGGCCGGCACCCTGATCGAGAAGGTGGCCGACAGCGCCCTCGGCCCCATCGCCTCCGTCGTCCTGGTCACCGGTGCCGGCGGCATGTTCGGCGGCGTGCTGCGCGTCACCGGCATCGGCAACGCGATCGCCGACTCGCTGAACTCGATCGGCATGCCGGTCATCGTGGCGGCGTTCCTCATCTCGCAGATCGTGCGCATCGCGCAGGGCTCGGCGACCGTGGCGCTCACCACGGCGGCGTCGCTCATGGCGGGCGTGGTCGTCGACGGCGGGTTCAACCCCGTCGAGGTCGCGGCGATCGTGCTCGCGACCGCCGCCGGCTCGGTCGGGTTCAGCCACGTGAACGACTCGGGCTTCTGGCTGGTGAGCAAGTTCTTCGGCATGGATGTGAAGACGACCCTGCAGACGTGGACGGTGGCGCAGGGCCTGATGGCCATCATCGGCTTCATCCTGTCGTTCGCGATCTACCTGCTCGCGGGCCTGTTCGGCTGA
- a CDS encoding 50S ribosomal protein L25/general stress protein Ctc, which yields MSTEYDKLETEIRESFGKGAARKLRAVGKIPGVLYGHGTEPQHLTVDAHALYLLVRRSNAIIDLQIGDKNQLALVKDVQRNPVLQGMQGIEHVDLVIVKRGEKVVVDVAVHFEGETAPGTIQNHETTALSIEVEALHIPESITVSVEGMEEGSHILAGEVPMPKGATLLTDPEALVVGVMTPAAPVDDETAAAAEDAAAEAAEAAEATSESDSE from the coding sequence ATGAGCACCGAGTACGACAAGCTCGAGACCGAGATCCGCGAATCGTTCGGCAAGGGCGCTGCTCGCAAGCTGCGCGCCGTCGGCAAGATCCCCGGCGTCCTCTACGGTCACGGCACCGAGCCCCAGCACCTGACGGTCGACGCGCACGCGCTCTACCTGCTGGTGCGCCGCTCGAACGCGATCATCGATCTGCAGATCGGCGACAAGAACCAGCTCGCGCTGGTGAAGGACGTGCAGCGCAACCCGGTGCTGCAGGGCATGCAGGGCATCGAGCACGTCGACCTCGTCATCGTCAAGCGCGGCGAGAAGGTCGTCGTCGACGTGGCCGTCCACTTCGAGGGCGAGACGGCCCCCGGCACCATCCAGAACCACGAGACGACCGCGCTGTCGATCGAGGTCGAGGCGCTCCACATCCCCGAGTCGATCACGGTGTCGGTCGAAGGCATGGAGGAGGGCTCGCACATCCTCGCCGGCGAGGTGCCGATGCCGAAGGGCGCGACCCTGCTCACCGACCCCGAGGCCCTGGTCGTCGGCGTCATGACGCCTGCAGCGCCGGTCGACGACGAGACCGCGGCTGCGGCCGAGGATGCGGCCGCCGAGGCAGCCGAGGCCGCCGAGGCGACCTCCGAGTCCGACTCCGAGTAG
- the pth gene encoding aminoacyl-tRNA hydrolase, with protein sequence MAQTWLVVGLGNPGPDYARTRHNIGQLVAAELERRAGATPKRHGKAEALVAESRVIGGPKVITAFPLSYMNRSGGPVSKLMDYYGVDLDHVIVLHDELDIPLGELRLKQGGGHGGHNGLRDIIAARGPEFLRLRLGIGRPPGRQDAADFVLKPFAKTEQPEAELLVQLGADAVERIIAEGFLAAQQHLHAPS encoded by the coding sequence ATGGCGCAGACGTGGCTCGTGGTCGGGCTCGGGAATCCCGGGCCCGACTACGCGCGCACGCGGCACAACATCGGCCAGCTGGTCGCCGCCGAGCTGGAGCGGCGTGCGGGCGCCACGCCGAAGCGGCACGGCAAGGCCGAGGCGCTGGTCGCCGAGTCGCGCGTGATCGGCGGTCCGAAGGTCATCACCGCCTTCCCGCTGTCGTACATGAACCGCTCCGGCGGACCGGTGTCGAAGCTGATGGACTACTACGGCGTCGACCTCGATCACGTGATCGTGCTGCACGACGAACTCGACATCCCGCTCGGCGAGCTGCGGCTGAAGCAGGGCGGCGGCCACGGAGGCCACAACGGGCTGCGCGACATCATCGCCGCCCGCGGGCCGGAGTTCCTGCGCCTGCGGCTCGGCATCGGCCGCCCACCCGGCAGGCAGGACGCCGCCGACTTCGTGCTCAAGCCCTTCGCGAAGACCGAGCAGCCTGAGGCCGAGCTGCTGGTGCAGCTCGGCGCGGATGCCGTCGAGCGCATCATCGCCGAAGGGTTCCTGGCTGCGCAGCAGCACCTGCATGCGCCGTCCTAG